TGGCTGGGTGGACCCGCGGATGCGTTTTGGGAATTTTCCCAGCAATATGCTCGAAAGAGTCtggcataaaaaaataaaaaaatgaatatacgACAGGACCAACCCGCAGCCAAAGCGCACAAAATGTTGCAGCagattttgtgtgtgtgctgcatATTGTTTTGTAATTTCCGCGATGATTTATTGCACTCGAAACGGGGGGtagaggggagggagggggttTTGGGGACAGCTTTAAGGCAGGCTTCTGGCTCAAGGACTATGAAAAACAAAGCTTCATTatcaaaacagcaacaattgaCAACAAATGGAAGAGAAGCCAAATCACTTGATATGTAATGCCTGGCCTggaccccctccccctccccgtccccggcccataaataaatcacattgcagcagcggccgcagcagcatAATCCATTGTAAAGTGTCGAAAAActgcaattgaaatgcaaatcaatgcAAATCGATACTTGAATCATCATCaaggcagaggcggaggcagagacagaggcagaggcggaggccgAAGAGGCAGCATGAATGATTCATGCAACGCACACGCGAGCAtcattcaaatgcaaatttcaaaaatgcaaaatgcaaaattatcCGAAATGCAAAAATCCCACCGAcgacggggagggggggggggcagggggggacTGTGTTCCCGCTGTGTGATCGCAACAATCAAATCGAAATAAATGCACCGCACCGCAGCGCACAATGCAGCGGCAGAGATCCCCGGGATGTTGcaacaaagccaacaaataaacaaaacacgGCAAACAATGCCGCACGGGGGAGCAAAACATCAACAAGGAGGTTGGAAAAGTGCTTGCGGATTTTCGCACTTCCGGGTTAACTGTTGCTAATTTGATTAGAGACCCACCCgaggggcggggcagggccagggccgggGGCGGGGCTCTGGAGCGGACCAAGCGAAAAGGCCATAAactctggctctgtctgtgCAGTGCTGCCAACTTATGCAAATTATCTCATGTGATTTATGGCCAGGAATTTGCTTCGGAGAGTGTAAAGCGGCGGTCGTGGCCAGGACCCAACTTTCAGCTCCTTTGTGGCCCCTGTCTGGccgtaaattgaatttttcccAAAAATAGTTTCACACGCGAtgcccgctgccgctgccgctgctgttgctgctcttttGAGACCTGCTTTTCatattcaaatcaaatctGTGGCATAAGCGTTTCAATCATCATATCCTGCCAGGAAACTGGATCTTGTGCTTTTGCGTTAACCCTTTCGCCTTGGCAGCCCTCGCTCAGATCGTTCCATTGTCATGCTAATTGGGCGCAAGGCACAGGGTCTTTCTTTCTCTCGCAGGATCCCCAGGTAGGACTCGCAGTTCGTCTTGAGTCCTTGCCGTGTGAAGTTCTCTCTGCCAAACGACGGGCAAATCCGTGATGGGAAAACAAACCGGCATCGCCCACACAGTAATCGCAGAGGTCCCCCCCGCCTCCCGTCCGCCCCAATTGTGGGGGCCAGAGGCATGACAAACATTAACACGGCCTCTGACGCAATTTAACACCAATTACAATATCCGTTACATCTAATTATTGTTGGACTCCGGCTACGACGTTCACTAAATTAAAGGAAAACAGAGGCAGGAAAAACAGGACACCCAGGACATGGGTGGCGCCATTTGCGGTTGCCAGGACATTAACAatggccaggaccaggaccacggCCAGGACCACCAGCAAATGGCGGCCATAAAACAACAGAGAACAGAACCCCGGCTACAGCCATGAAATATGAGAAGGAAGGAAACGAAACGCAAGAAAACATCCTGGTGGGTGGACAAaacgagggggggggggggggtcagAGTGGCGGGGGGAGAGAGCATTTCTTAATTTCCAACAATTTACGCTGAAAGCTTTCTCCGCTCAAATGACGACCAGAACGGagacggggaggggggaccaggaacaaaaaaaaagtctGGGCCAaggcgacggcaacggcgacggcgacgatgATGATCTAACGCCATTATTTTCCGGGCAAACGACAGGCAGTTGTTAATGGGGCTTACCACTTAAGCGCGACGGCATAAAATAAACAtgctccccactccccactccccagtGCCCCTGTGCCCCATGCCCACTGCCTGCTCCTGGCGGATGTCCTGTCCtggcaaattaattaacatgGCGTGCGTTTGCTTCCAGCGCATTTCccagagctctctctctctgtgtgttttccttcTGGTCCTTCTGGTCCttgtttttcttgtcttttggcagtatttttttttgtgtgtttcgtCTGGGCGGTGGGCGGCCACCCCGAGGCGGTTTAACAATTAAGAAACGTTTAAAGTTCGCTTGAAATTGGGGCGCGGCTTGCCCTTTTTTGATAACGCATCCAAAATTCGGGGCAGGAAGgagcccattcccattcccattgccgtGGCCATTCCGGCTCCGGGCAGGACATTGAGCATACGCGGCACGTTGCCTACATCCGTTTGACACCTTTTGTGGCACAGGAAATGAGCTGGGCTGTACGTGACTTGTTTTCGTTGGCCGGCATCCTCCGGCTTCCTTCAGAACGGGGTACGGCCACCAGAGAGTCTTTAAGCTGACCCGAAGCCTTGTCCGGGTCCGTATCCGTGTGTCCCGTGTCCTGTGGACTGTGTCCCGTGTCCTGTGGACTGTTTAAAATTCCAAATTTGTGCACTCGCTCAATTTCCTTCCATTCCAAACCCCAGATGTAATTACCTACCCGAAAGTCGTGGGCCAAGATTTGACATGAATTTCTCGTGGCACGGCCGGGAATAATTAGTGTCCATTCAAAAGGGAGCTGCGGCCCGGCTACGTGCCAAACACAACGCCCTGCGGCAAGGACGTAGCCGCCCCCCCAGCCCCTCCTTGGaataattgcaattaaaatgttcGCCTGGCACTTTtccggagtggagtggagcggagtggagcggGGCAGAGGAGCGGCGTGGAGCGTCGTGGAGCGCAGCGGATGAGAAGTGCAAACACTTTGAGGCAATTGCCGTGAACAGAAATAATAACAGGAACAGAAGATTgtgcaaattaaaatataattagaGACAAACAAGAAAAGGAGCCACGGACGGGGCACGGTGGCGCCGCCTGCCGCTCGGCGGCTGCATAACGTTTACGCACTTTCCTTCCACTGGAAGTTCCACTGGAAGCCTGCGGAGGCCTGCGGACGGCCCaccttctctgtctctgtctctttctctctctgctcggccagagggagagagcagggCTGGGCCATGGGGGTTGAAccagggagagagggagagagcgaggagCGAGAGGCGGGCCACCTGGAAAACTAACGAGCAAGTAATTTTGTGGGCCAGCTAATGCCCGTGTCCGTGCTCCCGTCCGGGGGTACTCCCCGGCAGCGTCTTTAAATCGTTGCCTTGGCTACTTTAAGCCGCCGTTTTTCCCTGGGAAGCCGCCTCGCAGGCGGGGtggctccgtctccgtctcagGGGTAGGCCTGTGAgggtcgttttttttttttcgtcctTCCACAGGCCACACCTTCCTTCAGGGGTGGGCTTTCTACTTTTTGTTTGCCTGGATTTTcgatcgaaaaaaaaaaaaaatgcgtATAAAAAAAtccgaaataaaataaaataaaggcCTCGAATGTGGAGGAAATTTCTGGCTGCTTTATGAAATGTCAAAACTTCAAAGCGAAAAACTCAACCGAAAATGCAAGgaggaaaatgggaaaaaatatTCACTTGAGTGCGCGttcgtttttctttatttttctgaTGTTTGGGCCCATTGTTccccgccgctgccgctgccgttgctgtttgAACTGTTGTTGATGGCCTTTATTAGTTGTTGGCCCAAAGCTTAGGCGCTTACACATCGCTTCAGCCGCCCCCCCTGCCGCCCCCCTGCACTCTCCCACGGGCACTTCCTGCTTCCTGCTCCGAAATTTCCGCGCTAAGGACACGGACACAAGGACTCCGGGTCCGGGCCCCGTGCGCTCTGTAAATAGATATAAatttttctcttctctctgtctctgccactCGCTTTTCTCGTTTACATTCTTTGtttttcattcgttttttttgttttttgggttcttttttattaaaaaattttatattaaatCAATTGCGTGGAGATTTTCCAACtcagggggggcggggggtgtgTCAGATGTGTTCATGCATAAAGTCGCTCGAAACTGATGGAAGAAGCGccagaggggagggggggcgggggcgggatGAGAGACACACATCACGTATGGCCTTCAATCGATGAATCGATTGCTTGGCTAATTGTCTTCATTAAGTTGTCAAAACCGTCATAAATGATGGCCTATAAAAGGTGGTTTCCTCGAGAGAAGTCCCATAATCCCAGCACCAGTCTGTTAGAAAGGAAAACTCTTTGGAGAGACCATGTCCGAGGGACCCTTCGAGCGCTACTGCAAGATCAACCGGGCCATTCGCTTCTGCGTGGGCCTGTGCGGCAACGACGTCATTGCCGAGGACTATCGCATGTGGTGGCTCACGTACGCGGTGATCGGGGCGATACTGTTCTTCTTCGGCTGCACCGGGTACACGGTGTACGTGGGCGTTGTGCTGGACGGCGACCTCACCGTCATACTGCAGGCCTTCGCCCTGGTGGGGTCCGCCGTGCAGGGCCTCGCCAAGCTGCTGGTCACCGCCCGGATGGCGTCGGTGGTGCGCCAAATCCAGGCCACGTACGAGGCCATCTACAGGGAGTACGCGCGGCGGGGCGGCGACTACGGCAGGTGCCTGGAGAGGCGCATCAAGACCACGTGGCACATGCTCATGTCCTTCATGTGGGTGTACGTCGTGCTGGTGGGCGGGCTGATCGCCTACCCGTTCTTCCATCTGATCCTCCACCACAAGAAGCTGCTGGTGATGCAGTTCCGGGTGCCGTGGATCGACGAGAGCACGGACGGGGGCTATCTGGTGCTCATCTCGATACACGTGATGCTCTTGTCGATGGGCGGATTCGGCAACTTTGGCGGCGACAtgtttctgttcctgttcATCAGCAACGTGCCCACGCTGAAGGACATCTTCAGCGCGAAGCTCAGGGAGTTCAACGAGGTGGCTGTGCAGCGCCAGGACTACCAAAGGATGCGCACACTCCTGTGGGATCTGCTCGCCTGGCATCAGCAGTACGTGAGGTGGGTCTGG
The sequence above is a segment of the Drosophila pseudoobscura strain MV-25-SWS-2005 chromosome X, UCI_Dpse_MV25, whole genome shotgun sequence genome. Coding sequences within it:
- the Or67d gene encoding uncharacterized protein Or67d isoform X1, whose amino-acid sequence is MMAYKRWFPREKSHNPSTSLLERKTLWRDHVRGTLRALLQDQPGHSLLRGPVRQRRHCRGLSHVVAHVRGDRGDTVLLRLHRVHGVRGRCAGRRPHRHTAGLRPGGVRRAGPRQAAGHRPDGVGGAPNPGHVRGHLQGVRAAGRRLRQVPGEAHQDHVAHAHVLHVGVRRAGGRADRLPVLPSDPPPQEAAGDAVPGAVDRREHGRGLSGAHLDTRDALVDGRIRQLWRRHVSVPVHQQRAHAEGHLQREAQGVQRGGCAAPGLPKDAHTPVGSARLASAVREVGLGHTFWLHSPSTRSPFPSSILRDTERIYRIVLFVQLSTNCVSILCTISCIFIGAWPAAPIYLVYSFIVMYSFCGLGTIVETSNEDFSKEIYANCLWYELPVKEQRLVILMLAKSQHEISLTAADVMPLSMSTALQLTKGIYSFSMMLITYLGYES
- the Or67d gene encoding odorant receptor 67d isoform X2: MSEGPFERYCKINRAIRFCVGLCGNDVIAEDYRMWWLTYAVIGAILFFFGCTGYTVYVGVVLDGDLTVILQAFALVGSAVQGLAKLLVTARMASVVRQIQATYEAIYREYARRGGDYGRCLERRIKTTWHMLMSFMWVYVVLVGGLIAYPFFHLILHHKKLLVMQFRVPWIDESTDGGYLVLISIHVMLLSMGGFGNFGGDMFLFLFISNVPTLKDIFSAKLREFNEVAVQRQDYQRMRTLLWDLLAWHQQYVSILRDTERIYRIVLFVQLSTNCVSILCTISCIFIGAWPAAPIYLVYSFIVMYSFCGLGTIVETSNEDFSKEIYANCLWYELPVKEQRLVILMLAKSQHEISLTAADVMPLSMSTALQLTKGIYSFSMMLITYLGYES